The following nucleotide sequence is from Drosophila simulans strain w501 chromosome 3L, Prin_Dsim_3.1, whole genome shotgun sequence.
GCAGGATGCCCTCTGCGGCGCCCGCGGACCATCGCTTCCGCTTTCGGCGTTTACCCACTAAGACCCTCTGTTATGTTTTCTATGTGCAAATTATTGCCGCGGTTTGACGGACCCAATGGCAAGTTGCATTAAACATGCTGTAAACTGCTCGGAAGCGCACTCAACTGTCTTTTAAACTTGCACGCGATTCGAGGGGTGGACATGGTGGGATTCGGACTCCAAAATCCGAAGGCTTGCGACATTTCATTCCCCTTTAAATATCCGAGCGACGGCAGGTGCCGCCTGCAGCTGCTCTCGGTCATCCGGATATTTACAAAGTAATTACTTGCgataaaatgaatttcacaAGATGagaaaagtttaaagtttcTGCTGCCGTCGTCGGCTGCGACTTTTGCGatttcttttgcttttcgcAAAGGACATCGTCGACGGAGGAGAGACgctcataaaaattcaatttgtctTGACAAAATACGCAAGAAATTAAGAATGTGCCAAGTGGCGGCAAAAGAAACTTTCCTTCCCTTTTTCCCAGTTTCCTGCACATTTCTTCCTCTGCTCGTCTGGCGAGCGAAAATGAGTTACGCGACTGGGGCGTGAAAGTGCCACGCCCTCGCGGCGATGTGTCGCGCTCGGTGCGCaggagggggggagggggtggtcAGGAGGTGGGAGCTGGCGGAGCAGGAGCCACGGGCCAAGTTAAACACTGCATAAATAGCCGGGCCGAAATGAAAGGCCCTGACGAAAATAAATCCTCCGCAGGCCTCTTTGGGCCTCAGAGATGGGATCGTGAGCCACCTCGGAAGTAGTTGGGTCGTAGGCTATACAGTCTATGTATGTTATAGGGTTATTATACCCTCCTTGGCAGAGCCCTCTCGACTCTTCGAAATTGTGGGAAAATGTCTGGaaattttgccaaaaaaaagtaccattcgttaaaaatgttttggtatatatgtaatatatatgaaataattGGCGTGCCCCACCGAAAAACCTTAAATGGTATAAAAAGGCTCGAACCATTGGGtgtctttattttaaattaccCTTCGGAAGGATTACCACGTGCGTGTCACGTGGTCATCCCTAGACTCGGTATGTTAGAGTCCCATTTGGTTTTGAGATAAATTAATAAAGACATTGCATAATTTCAGGCGCCGCTGGCGTCAAATATACACAGGAATTAGCATAAACTGTGGGGCGGCTGACCAGCCCCGCACCGCACCACCCCGGATACCCCACCCACCGAACCACCCATCGCTTGCCACTCAATCAGCAAGCGGCAAGCGGCATTTGAAATCAAAATGCGATTGGCAAAATGATTTGCTTCAATTTTTGTGATGCGCATAATAAATGAAGTTTGGACATTTGGACAATTGATTGGGACAGCAGCCATGCGGTGGCCTGCGCAGGGGCAGATCGGGCCGGGAAATCCGGAAGGAGTGGTCCGAGGGACCCATACAGACAATGTACGATATACCAcacatcgcatcgcatcaCATCACATCACACACTCCATCGCAATGTTTGCCATGCACAACAAAATGTGGAGCAGTCGACAGATTCGaaatctgattctgattcagattcagattcgaGTTCAGGACTCCGGTCCAAGTGCCAAGCCCCTCCGCCGACCGGGAATCCCCCGAAACTGGACTCGATTTCGGCTATCCAATGCGCACAGATAGATTTGTATGCATATTTTTGCTCTGGCATTTCGTTTGTGTGCTAAACATGTGAATGCCATCGATATAAcgatgctgctcctgctcctgcttctgctctTGATCCTGCTcttggtcctgctcctgctcctggtcctGTCGTGCATGCTCCCCAAGTTCCCCATCCGCCTCCCCCTGTGCGCTCAGCTgtgatttgtttgcccaaaaGATTTGGAGCAAAACGGTTTAATTCTTGTGGAATGGCTTAAACGATTCCTGTTCCTGCCGGCGAATTCTAACAGCGCACTGCGAACCGGAAACGGAATTTCCAAACGGACTTAGCTCCAGCAAACTCTAAATGACTTCACTCGCGAGAATATGTTTGGACATACGCTACTCGGCATCAAAGGATCAAGTGGTTTACTTAGCCAAAGTTCTGATCAACAAAATGTAATCAGGgactgcagttgttgttgtatgGCATGCGtgcctcgactatcagatactcgttAGTGGAGTAAATAACTTGAGTCGTTCTTATACATGCACTTCAACAGTTAGTATAATTCTGCATGAATTGCTTAAGTATTTTTCCTACTATAGTTGACAGCTAGGAATTGATTTTCTTCACTTTAAAGCGAAATATAAAGTGCTTGAATCCAGTGAGCATTTGAAGCGGGAGCCAAACCCCCGCAAATGGGCGAAACTTTGGTTAGCATCAGCCGGCTGGATCCGAGATGATAACTGAAACAGAAATCTATTTTCCGACTGACTGACGTgcaatacaaatacattttccGAGATGTGCCATGAGGTGGGGCGGTGAGGCGGTGTGGGGGGAGGACGGCACGAAAGGGGAGccgaaaaaacgaaataatgGAGATCGGGAAACATTCACGGGATTGTTTGTCGGGTAGCAGGGGCTGCTGccgaccacgcccccacccACGCCTCCACGCCCATGCATCCGCCGGCACAACATGCTCAATTTAGTCTCGTCACATCAAAATGTTTGCTCATCGCTCTGTTTGCCGAGGCTGGTTTTGTAGTTGCGGACGGGGAATAATTTGGGGCGCTTACCGCGTATAATTTATCTATGCATATGTTTTGAGATGCCAACAACAGCACGAGCTCGCGCTGAGGTAGCCCGAAAGTGGAGCCCTGCCCCACATAAATCACAGTCAACAGCACGCATACGCAGGCTCAGCCAGCAACTCACCCAGCAGTCACCCTGCGAACCACCCACTCGCGCACCACCCACAACACCCCTTTCGTGTCGTGCTTAGCCTCTGGCCTAATCGACGGAAAATCGGAGGGTGTCTGCGTCTGCAACTTGCCGCATTAGGCACGGATCGCGATTCTTTCCGCTCGATCTTAGCGCCGTCCGAAGAAAGGCTATATAAGGCCACGCGCGAGTCGCTTGGGTAACTCTTCTCATTCGGAATGAAGCTCCTTTCAGCCGCACTGGTCCTGCTCATGTCCTCGGCCTTGGCCACGGCACAGAAGAATGTGAACACGAATGAAAACAACATCGTGATTGGAAAAGtttgaaataaatacatatgtaattAAACTGAAGGTGGCACTTTTCGTTGTGGATAGTACTAATGCGTACTTTGGGTTATGTCCCAGTTCGTTTTGGAAGGAGGGTATCTGAACTTATATGAACCCCACTTATTAattcatatatacatagataatatattaaataaaatagtatataaaatgtattttgtaaGAGCGTTAAATCAGCGCAATCACTTTAAATAAGCTTATCCCGGCTTGGGGGCCTCGAAATCGGGACGGGACGCTTCAATAAGATGCAGGGGCTCCTTGGGACAGTGCTAACGGTTGTGTTAACGGTAACAATAAACGACAAAACCCGTTACGACGAGCGATGATTGCAAGCCAAACGAGCAATTAAAAAGCCGTGCGCCGAGGGAGTTGCCACCCAAGGCCCACATCCTAGAGAGGGAGGCACTCCGGTCCTTGCCACGTACGAGGCATAACCTTTTGGCCTCCATCTCAGCACAGCTGTCACCGAGCGCgcgtgtgtgcgggtgtgtgtgtgtggggggtaTCCTTCGAATCCAGGAACCCTCGGATGCTCGTGCTCCTTGGAGGCATTTTTACGGCACCCGTTTTTACGCTGGAAGCGGGAATTTTCACGTTGGGTATTTGAAATATGCACGTAATATTGCAAAATTTTAACCGTATATCTTGCATAATTAACTGAGAAAATACTTAGAGCACGAATGAAGGGGCAGGGGGGCAAGGGGGCGAAGGGGGCTTCTCCGCCGCCAGGCATTTATACCGCAGCTTCCAAATCTCTTGCAGAGGAGCGAATGAAACTTTTGCAATGATACTTTCGGTCCGCAGGCCACCCATCCTCATCCCGCCACCCAGGTTGTGTGGAATTTTTAATCTGCCATAGAACCCGCCATGGAGCTGAGAGCTCTGTGCTGATcccacactgagaaaaatagtAAGTACTCCTGCAGAATGGTATTATGACATATGGACAGCGCCTCTCCTGACCATTTCAATCAATAGAGTTATGGAGAAATTGAACCAAAGGATACCACCTGATAGAGCAGATTACTTTTGCGTAATAAAACTGGGAAAtctgtttaattatttcatattGTTAATCCATCcagtttaatgtttttttctgGGTGTACTCCTCGTGGCGTTTACACAGGGTCATGTATCTTTCTTTACTGCGCAGCTTTGCATCTTTACgctttgcttaaatattttaatttttattggtcGGAGTTTGCCAACTGTCTTTGGCCGTCGTTGGGTATATGGAAAGGAGGCTCTTCGGCTTTGATAAAGCTGTTAAAAGTGTGTTTATTTTCTGGTGCTTAGAACTGCTGCCGCCCCACAGATAAACTCGTATATAAATGTCTTTTCCAGCTGAACTCGGCCGAATTCGCGGCTCCCGGAGTAGGAAGATGATCCAGAACCAGGTGACCGACGCATAGACCACCGTCGAGGCACAGCTGCACTCTAATAGCCATAATCATAGGCCATAATGACTACTCCTCGTTCCGGGTCTGGGCCGAAAAACTCGATCTTTAGCAGGTGGAACTTTGAGAATGACATCGAACcgaggtgtgtgtgtgtcatttgcataagagTAAAGTTCACCCACTCGGATGGTTGGAAATGCAAcctggcaaaagtttttgccaaatttaaattataaataagcTCAGGGCGGGTCGAAGGGCCAACCAACCAACGAGACCatgaggaggagcaggagcagcagcacttgcCTTCCGAAACAAAACCTCATATGCATCGAAACGTAATGGCAAAAAGGATTTTAagtgaagttgaagttgactACACGACCGCATTGAGGGAGTGCCCCGCCCCCTCTGCTCCTCCGCCCCAAATATTCGCATCCCCCGAGACCACTTACACCATTGCAGTTGCGTGGAAAGTTTGCCGGGTGGAGCGGGATGGTCGATGGAAGGTGGGCGGGGCGGGGTCCCAAAAATAAGCTCAAAGTGAGAACTGAACGCGGCATATTCCGCCCCAGCAGACAAAGTGCAAAGCCCTTCCCCACACCCCTCGATGCAGTGTGTATATCTTTCATGTGTGCGGTGTATCTTTCGGGTTGGAGCAACCACCAGACAACCACAGGCAACAGGGAACGCAAGCTTAAATGTCATGTAAAATGTTTCCACTTACACAAATTACTgtgtataatttaattttgccaCAGGCCGGCTGGAAGCCGAATCTGTCCCACGAGCGAGATCATCGCCAGACATACGATTTGCATTGGTTCCACCTATTGGCTCCACCGGATCAGTGAGAGCTATAAAGGGCCCCACCGCTTCCGCCCTGGCATTCATACCATACTGGCCATGAACTTCCTACAGATCGGCGTGCTGTTCGTCCTGGTCGCGGTGGCCTTGGCCAGACCACAGGAGGATCCGGCTAATCTGCCAGCTccagaggcagcagcagaaccgccagcagcagcaccaccagctgcagcaccaccagctgcAGCCGCTCCAGCGGGTGGCTCCGGTAGAAAGAAAAATGTCAATCACAACGTTATAACCATTGGATAGAATTCTTCGGAAGGAAGGAGGCCACAATCTTGATTTAAGAACACATTGGGGGCATTAAGAAAAgcgtaatatatgtatatgggcGTATAGCTGcgttaataaattatttttatttgcgtcGCAATGTGAGGTAATTCTTTCAATTCACTATACAAAAGCAGTTTACTGCTTGCCGCAGAACTCGCGGAACTTCATCTCTATGAAACGGAATTTAGCTAAGTAaagggtatctaatagtcgcgGGCACTGAACTTCAGCGTTTTGTGTTGTTCTTCAGTTTTACTCCGCTTTAGGTTTTTCAACTAAGGCTTTTATACTTAAAACGCCTAAACTGTGCTTTTTTTGTGAAACTCATCATCATTGGATTTTTCTCAATAACAAGTTGGGCATTTCTCCCAATTTAGCCCATAAAGCAGTTTACTGCTTGTATTGCTCTGACACTGCATGTAGctgagtaaggggtatctgatagttgcGATATTGGACTTTATCGTTGTGTCTTGTTTTTCAGTTCTACTTCGTTTTAGATTTTTTACATAAGGCCTGAAAACTGGAACTAATTTTTGTGAAACCATCCACTTAAACAAAGGATTAACTACTTCAGGGTCCAATAAAATGCATATCACATTTACTTTAGTTATTATAGCGATAATAGCGACCATATGAGACCCATAAGGAACTCTTCAGAGTcgaaagaaaatcaatttactaGTTCGCTGTTTTGGCAGATGCATAATTGGCACTGGAACTAAAGTATTCAATAAATTGTGATTTTAGTGCATTGTGCTAGGGTTGGTAATTTCTCCAGTAATTCGATTGATTCCGCTTGGCGGTCAATCAAGTAGAGTAACGAAACATCTGTTTTCCgaattaacaataaaatagtAACCCCTATATGAAGGGTTACGCTTCTGCCCACTCAACTCTACGTTGCCACCAGGTCCCAGAGGTCTAGTTCTTCTAACGCAATCTATCCATTAAAGCGCATCCGAATTCTCTCCAGATATTCATCACTTAAGACAGCAGTAACCAGTATGATGTTCCCCCGTTGCCTGCACCTCCCCTCCCGCGACCCATGTGCTGTTAACCCTTTCGAAGCTCTGGCATTTTTGGGCCAAATGAAGCATTCCGCTTTGGGTTCGGGGCGACGAGGGGTCTCATGTGTGATACGGTTGACAGACTTTTAGCTTCATTGCTTGATTTGTTTAAATGTCTTTACTGTGTTTGGTTTATGGTTTCGGTGGCGTGGTGGGGGCTTCAAGGCTTCAAGGCTTGGATGCTAGGAGGCTTGGAGGGGGGTGGCTTGGGGGAGCTGAGGGTTGGGACCAAAAAATCTTGTTTTTGACGAGGAAAACTTTGTCGTCCATTGCATTTGCTGATGGATCATAGATACAAAAAGTTATTTGCACAAGCTGATATCACCCCTCCCCATcttccgcttccgctttcTGTTGGCTTTGTAAATGTCaacatatgcatataataataaaaacaaatatgacCGAACTCTCTGACAGCTTGGCTCAGCACATTTTCCAGTCGCCCTCCCACAGCCAAGGAAACCGAGTGTGTGCTGATAGGCAGatgcggatacagatacatttgtatctggcGCATGCATAATGTATAAATAGCTcacattaattaattgccttgCCAAGTAATAACATGATTAACATCCAAACGAGATTTGCCGTCCCAGCCATTTCATTCACTTTTCGGCCCGACTGCAGCCAATTAACCCTTGGCCATGTTATCCGTCGGGCCAGGAACTTTTCGGCTATGTTTGCCCTCAAAGTATCTGAAAGTTATTTGAACATCTAATGAGCATGGATATGGCTTAATGAATTTGCTGCATAGGCGTGTTTTGGGTATGCAAATTAAGTCGGATGGTTTCCTTTGAAGATTTCAGTTTTACGATCTGTACGGATTTCCCAAGACGTTATCactaatttattaatttattttacaaaaatatatatatttcgttaAGACCAACAATATTATGATAAGATAAAGCTGTTCGTATAAGCAGGAGAAGAATTACAAATCTACTTGTAGCTGTGGTCCCAATAATCCTGCTTGTATTTTCGAGTTCCGCTCGTTTGTTTACACTTAAGTAAAATCTGTGTGGGTTTCATTCCAGCGTCTTAGCATTTTGGGCACAAACAAATTACTCGAACTCAGCAAAAAGTGAGAATCCTTGAGACAGACAGTCTGCCCGAGGGAGAAAGGAAGCTAGGAAGCTGGCTGCGGCAGGTTGCACGTTGCAGATTGCTAAAATCTGAATTACCCGAAGAAATTGTAACAAATACAAAAGTCAATGGTGCTGCAAAAAGAAGTTTTCAGCTGTCTTCCACTGGCAGAAGGTAAATCTTGCAAGCCAAAACTTTCAACTTGCTTAAATAAACCCCGAGCTGCCAAccgaaacacacacaagcacactcgcacacagcCTAGAAAGGGGTGGAGATTTAAGGGAGGGGTGGGATGGAGGGAGCGAGGGGCTCTAAGCTGATTttacacatgcacacatgcTGGGGCAGGACTCTTAGAACTTCAGGACTCCGATTCAGGTTCTGAATGTTTCCGATTTGCCCTCTCGCTCTGCTCGCATTTTCGGCAATTTGATTATCTGGCACAGTGGTGATGGATgctcaaaaatgtaaattttgtgATCCAAGGTCCACATAATCGACAATATATAATcgataaaatataaattgatagttttgataataatatatattcttaagtTTTAGCACCATAGAACAATGTAGCTACAAAGAGcaagttttaaagttttccacAAACGATTTAGGCAATGCATATtactgtttaaaaatattctgctTATATATACAATCTTCACTAAGATCATTGCTTATAAACAATAAGTGTCGGATTTggtttattattagtttttgtGCTAGTTTTTTAGCCGAGCTGCAAGACTATAATCAATTTATGGGGCCGACTTAATATAAATGTTAAGTCTGGCAAATAtcgtaaataataataattattaaatggatgaaaaaatgttaaatatggttgttttttgtttgtttctaagaacatttatttatttatatcacTAATAAATACGTtgaatgctttttttttaaataaatgtttcccATAAACATTACAAATTTGTAATGATGTTAAACTTTAATTCAAATGTTAAAAAGTGAGAAGATTGTGTTGAAATATCTATTGGTTAGCATTGGTTGATTAGCTTGGGGTTTCCTTAAATTAGATTTGATTatcatttgcccttttgcatAACTATCGACTAGCCTTGTCATTTTTGAGTGGCTACCACTGTGCATCACACTCAGGTTTCTCTGTTTGTTCCGCCTCGCAGCCGAGAACGAccttggcaacaacaacaccaacaacaatgacGCCAACATGAGCTgatccaacaacaacagaaatcAATGGCATACAACTAGCCAAAGCCGAAGCCAAAAGCTCACAGTCCGCGCCGTTTCCCAATCCCcttccccatttcccccaaTTCCTGCCCATCCTGCCCAACCAAGTTGCATGCTCAGCATTTCGTGAGCCGAGGGGGGTGCGGGGTGGCTGGAGCTTagagggggtggtgggtggttagGGGCGGCTCGGAAGTTTGCAAGTTTTGCGCTTCCGTCGTTCGAGGATATTTGTCTGCTGAATTAATTGGAATTAGTCGCGACATGCTTATACCAAAAGTCTagaataaacaataaaatggaTACCTATTCAAATAagattcacacacacacactggcacacaaatagagggagagagagcgcgTGAGCGAGAGGGAAACTGAACTTGATGGGGAAACAATGCaaagttttaatgaattttgGTTTAAGTTTTCAGCGAGGTCGAGGGTCGGGTTGAGATACACGGGGTGTGGCAAATGTCGACGAGCCCTTTGAGATTTCctgtaaaatgtatttgaaacGAGTAAcggaaattgcattatttcaattacaaattcGCCGAGTTTGGGCGAGCGAAACTCGAGCAGACGGCAAACGCCGCAGGCAATTAGTCGTGTCAAAGCtttcattattgttttgtcaTATTTGCCCACCTCCCCCGACTTGCGTGTGTCATCCGCACTGTAAGCTCGTAAttaatgcataaatatatttatgtacataccGGCGAGGCGGCAGAGAGGAATAGATTTTATTCAACTAGAGCTGGGCGAAATCTGAGCTGGATTCCGCCTCACAATCGCCCTGCATTCCAATTgttgtggcagcaacaaagccaaacaaatggaCTGTGATCAGCTCCCCGCCGGGAAATTCACAGGGGAAGGGCGTCTAACCGACGAAGGCTTTTCCGGCCGCTCCCCAAAGAACTTTCAACAATCACAGCGAGTGCCCGAAATGTCCTCGGGCGAGACTCGTCACTTCCAAAAAATATGCACTGCGAACAAAAGGGTTATACAATTTAAGGGACATTGAAGTCACAATCCAGTATGAATTTATAGTGTGTACTTAAACGCGTATAGATCGTATAGATAAATATTCAAAGCCATGGAGCATTTTTGGagtaatttccatttttttgctACTTTTGTGGCACTCTAGTTCTTAGATATCCCAAGATAATGCTGACAAATACGTACATAATCGTTTCTCTTCTTTATTTCTTAAAACATAGTTGGCCCTGCTCCTTTAATCTGTTTTTAAGGACCATCCCACCGTCATTTCTTTCAGTGACTCGAGATGCACTCTAGTTCCTGCTCGGTTGGAATTATGTTGCCATAAGGCTCGCACTCGGACAACTAACTCcctgaaatggaaatgcaatgAATTGATTTCAGAGTTCGTTTCGGTCGCTCTGAAACTTTGACTATAAGTTTAAATGGAGTTAATGCGCCTCGGGGCCAAATTAGTCGTGAGTGTCGGGGAAATAATGACAGAATGCTGAGTGTTGAGTGTTGAGTGTTgagtgctggtgctggtgccgAAGGACTCCGCACTCCGGAGGGCTGATTAGTGTCGATATTGGCGCGACTGTTCATCGCGCCGCTTGATCTTTAATCTATCGCAATATTGGCTCAGCTTTTAaccaatttgctttgttgTGATGGCAAAGTGCCCGGCCATTATGCACACCcatgtgtgcgggtgtgtgagTATACTCATAGTGTACTCATACGTTTTCGTTTGATTGTTTTTGTGCGCCGGCATTTTGTTGCCGCTGGTATAAAAAACGCCGCCCAACATTATCATTgttcaattaaacttttcaaCTGAaaatcggcttttgttttatcgCCGCCGATGCCGCCTGTCCTGGCCaatgccaaaaacacaaacacccacacacacagagacgcAAAAGGACACGGCAACTGCACAGAAAAAACGgcaatgcaaaaaataaaatcctcTGTCTGCCATTGTTTAAAACACTCACACATCGAAGCACGgtcgttttttatttggcagTTCGATTTTTAATCGCCATATCAACAGATTCACGCTTGCCCGATCTACTACGCACATTAAGTACACACAGGATGGTAAATGGGGGCGGCATTCTGGGATCTGGatctgtgtgtgggtggcgCCGAGTGGGTGGGTGCATGCACTACCGAGGCTtccacaacaataacaattacgGCCGTTCCTAAGGAcagtgtttttgttgtttttgccgctgccgttgctgtACGCACAATTGTGCAAATGTGACATCATCATTTTCATGTTTATGTCGAACAAGTCAAGTGCCACTTACACACATACGCACCT
It contains:
- the LOC120284801 gene encoding uncharacterized protein LOC120284801 — translated: MKLLSAALVLLMSSALATAQKNVNTNENNIVIGKV
- the LOC27207855 gene encoding male-specific opa-containing protein yields the protein MNFLQIGVLFVLVAVALARPQEDPANLPAPEAAAEPPAAAPPAAAPPAAAAPAGGSGRKKNVNHNVITIG